One Sulfurihydrogenibium sp. DNA segment encodes these proteins:
- the rpsI gene encoding 30S ribosomal protein S9 — protein MEKTIKIDPKVAHYGTGRRKEAIARVWILPGTGRIIVRSSSGKEWDGKEYFERDILLVKINRPFVVTETLGKFDVYATVKGGGKPAQAEAVMYGIAKALESYNPALRALLKPAGLMTRDARVKERKKYNQMGARAKYRWSKR, from the coding sequence TTGGAAAAAACAATAAAAATAGACCCTAAGGTGGCACACTACGGAACTGGAAGAAGAAAAGAGGCAATAGCAAGAGTTTGGATACTTCCGGGAACAGGAAGAATTATAGTTAGAAGTTCGTCCGGAAAAGAATGGGATGGAAAAGAGTATTTTGAAAGAGATATTTTGCTTGTAAAAATAAACCGTCCATTTGTAGTTACAGAAACACTTGGAAAGTTTGATGTTTATGCAACTGTAAAAGGTGGTGGAAAACCTGCACAAGCAGAAGCTGTGATGTATGGAATAGCAAAAGCTCTTGAAAGTTACAACCCTGCATTAAGAGCATTACTAAAACCAGCTGGATTGATGACAAGAGACGCGAGAGTTAAAGAACGTAAGAAATACAACCAAATGGGTGCAAGAGCGAAATATAGATGGTCTAAGCGTTAA
- the rplM gene encoding 50S ribosomal protein L13, producing the protein MKTFHLRKEDVKRDWYIIDAKGKNLGRLASLIANVLRGKHKPVFQPDVDCGDYVVVINADKFTVTGKKLTDKEYKFHTNTPGGLKVRNLQWMIEHKPTEALALAVERMLPKNKLQKRYMKRLKLYAGETHPHTAQNLKPLEEIAKLWKVF; encoded by the coding sequence ATGAAGACATTCCATTTGAGAAAAGAAGACGTAAAAAGAGATTGGTATATCATTGATGCAAAAGGAAAAAATCTTGGAAGATTAGCTTCATTAATAGCTAATGTATTAAGAGGAAAGCATAAGCCAGTTTTCCAACCTGATGTAGACTGTGGAGATTATGTTGTTGTGATTAATGCAGACAAATTTACAGTTACTGGCAAAAAACTTACAGACAAAGAATACAAATTCCACACAAACACACCCGGCGGTTTAAAAGTTAGGAACCTACAATGGATGATAGAACACAAGCCAACTGAAGCATTAGCGTTAGCAGTTGAAAGAATGCTTCCAAAAAATAAACTTCAAAAAAGATACATGAAAAGATTAAAGCTCTATGCTGGAGAGACACATCCACATACAGCACAAAATTTAAAGCCTTTAGAAGAAATAGCAAAATTATGGAAAGTTTTTTAA
- a CDS encoding 2-oxoacid:acceptor oxidoreductase subunit alpha, translated as MAFDLTIKFAGEGGEGVISAGDFTMRAATYLGLEVVTFKSFPAEIKGGYALSQVRMSDEKILSQGDGFQILFAFNGEAYEVNKPLLKPGTVLVWDGPEGGDFEPEFDWLEKQGVIAYAVPMSKLAREEVGAYIAKNMVALGAASELFNIPIDVYKEQIVSKFSKKGQDVVELNFRALDAGINWVKNNIKKVDPYRLPERMPRKDVIILEGNEAIALGAAVAGCKVFAAYPITPATTIGNYLSEIILKANGYVYQAEDEISSMAIVIGASFSGVKAMTATSGPGISLMQELIGLASMAEIPAVIVDVQRGGPSTGMPTKHDQADLYAAAIGGHGDGQRIVIAPTNVEENFYLTIEAFNLAERYQCPVLFLTDASLSLRAEAIPTPNIKEIQSKLINRPLITKDMNVDPNEILRYKVTETGIAPMLAPGVSPKPYAATGLEHGEDSSPRTRPDIRTMMMEKRFRKLKNIEDENQHLLEWDLGDLQEGEKADISVIAWGLTASITKEAIQRLRKKGYKIAALYPKLLYPVPAKAIEKVASMSDITLVPEANYTGQFARFIRMYTNVKPVQFNIYRGEPFIPAEIEAKIEELVGSKVNA; from the coding sequence ATGGCTTTTGATTTAACAATTAAGTTTGCAGGTGAAGGTGGAGAAGGTGTAATCTCTGCTGGTGATTTTACAATGAGAGCGGCAACGTACTTAGGTCTTGAAGTTGTTACTTTTAAAAGCTTTCCGGCAGAAATTAAAGGTGGTTACGCACTTTCTCAAGTTAGAATGTCTGATGAAAAAATCTTATCTCAAGGTGATGGATTTCAAATACTTTTTGCATTCAATGGTGAAGCTTATGAAGTAAATAAACCACTTTTAAAGCCTGGAACGGTTCTCGTTTGGGATGGACCAGAAGGTGGAGATTTTGAACCAGAATTTGACTGGTTAGAAAAACAAGGGGTTATAGCTTATGCTGTTCCTATGTCTAAACTCGCAAGAGAAGAAGTTGGCGCATACATTGCAAAAAATATGGTAGCTCTTGGTGCAGCATCTGAATTGTTTAATATTCCAATAGATGTTTATAAAGAGCAAATCGTTTCTAAATTCTCTAAAAAAGGACAAGATGTAGTAGAGCTAAACTTTAGAGCTTTAGACGCTGGTATTAACTGGGTCAAAAATAATATCAAAAAGGTAGACCCTTACAGACTACCAGAAAGAATGCCAAGAAAAGATGTTATCATCCTTGAAGGTAACGAAGCAATAGCTCTTGGTGCAGCAGTAGCTGGTTGTAAAGTTTTTGCTGCATATCCAATTACACCAGCAACAACAATCGGTAACTATTTATCAGAAATAATCTTAAAAGCAAACGGTTATGTGTACCAAGCTGAAGATGAAATTTCTTCGATGGCTATAGTAATTGGTGCGTCTTTCTCAGGCGTAAAAGCAATGACTGCAACATCCGGACCAGGCATATCTTTAATGCAAGAGCTGATAGGTCTTGCATCAATGGCAGAAATTCCGGCTGTTATCGTAGATGTTCAAAGAGGCGGACCATCAACCGGTATGCCAACAAAACACGACCAAGCAGATTTATACGCAGCTGCAATAGGTGGTCATGGTGATGGTCAAAGAATCGTAATAGCACCTACAAACGTTGAAGAAAATTTCTATCTAACAATTGAAGCTTTCAATCTTGCAGAAAGATATCAATGTCCTGTATTATTCTTAACTGATGCATCTTTATCTTTAAGAGCAGAAGCAATTCCAACACCAAACATTAAAGAAATTCAATCAAAATTAATCAACAGACCATTGATTACAAAAGATATGAATGTAGATCCAAATGAAATCTTGAGATACAAAGTTACAGAAACAGGAATTGCACCAATGCTTGCTCCGGGTGTATCTCCAAAGCCATACGCAGCAACTGGATTAGAGCACGGCGAAGACTCATCCCCAAGAACAAGACCAGATATTAGAACAATGATGATGGAAAAAAGATTTAGAAAGCTTAAGAATATAGAAGATGAAAACCAACATCTTTTAGAGTGGGACCTTGGAGATTTACAAGAGGGTGAAAAAGCCGATATCTCTGTAATAGCATGGGGATTAACAGCATCTATCACAAAAGAAGCTATTCAAAGATTAAGAAAGAAAGGTTATAAAATAGCTGCACTTTATCCAAAACTCTTGTATCCTGTTCCGGCTAAAGCTATTGAAAAAGTTGCAAGCATGTCTGATATTACTCTTGTACCTGAAGCTAACTATACAGGTCAGTTTGCAAGATTTATTAGAATGTATACTAATGTAAAACCGGTTCAATTTAACATTTACAGAGGAGAGCCATTTATCCCTGCAGAAATTGAAGCTAAAATTGAAGAATTAGTTGGAAGTAAAGTTAACGCCTAA
- a CDS encoding bifunctional (p)ppGpp synthetase/guanosine-3',5'-bis(diphosphate) 3'-pyrophosphohydrolase, with protein MKTLDAPAKELLNKLDYLKPEEKQEIENAIDYVIEKHKDQYRKSGEPYYIHPIEAAKTIADLKLDKTSIISTLLHDIVEDTDTTLEEIEEKFGKKVAEIVDGVTKIGKYQFENLEDAKYENFRKLIISTAKDIRVILVKLADRLHNMKTLQHLREDKQKRIAKETLEIYAPIASRLGLWNIKRELEDLAFMYLYPEEYKKVATYFAHSREKYEKYLTEKVIPVLKDALNQHGIKAEIQYRYKHLYSIYEKTIRKNLKLSDVYDVFGVRVLVEDVKDCYLTLGIVHSIWTPVPGKFKDYISLPKSNFYQALHTTVVGPEGRFVEIQIKTFQMHKIAEDGIAAHWIYKGGKDLTEKDAQTFVWLKNLLETLKENSSSEIINDISNDLILDEIYVFTPKGDLIKLPSGSTPVDFAYAIHTKVGHKAVGAKVNGKLVPLDTKLKSGDVVEIITKEGHNPSRDWLNFVVTSKAKTNIKQYIAKIEKEKSIEFGEKLLDKFLKKINKKLSTLTEEERNKILKKYNYKTFEDFLAALGDGKISPAKVIRLLREDKEDTEAKSEAKKTASDITIEVDGISNILSHLSKCCMPVPGDEIYGIVSKGKGIAIHRKGCPNIKPVLESEPERIINVAWGKNINHLYNSQIRIFTEDKPGMLANVSNAVANAKSNISNARVQTLKFGKAIIDLTIQVRNKEHLNGILKSIKNTPGVISVSRVLKKG; from the coding sequence ATGAAAACCTTAGATGCACCCGCAAAAGAGCTTTTAAATAAGTTAGATTATCTAAAACCTGAAGAAAAACAAGAAATAGAAAATGCTATTGATTATGTCATTGAAAAGCATAAAGACCAATATAGAAAATCCGGAGAACCTTATTACATCCACCCAATAGAAGCAGCAAAAACCATAGCAGATTTAAAATTAGATAAAACTTCTATAATTTCTACGCTTTTACATGATATTGTTGAAGACACAGATACTACCCTTGAAGAGATAGAAGAAAAATTTGGGAAAAAAGTTGCTGAAATTGTTGACGGTGTTACGAAAATTGGAAAGTATCAGTTTGAAAATTTAGAAGATGCAAAATATGAAAATTTTAGAAAATTGATTATATCCACAGCAAAAGATATAAGAGTTATTCTTGTTAAGCTTGCAGATAGACTTCATAATATGAAAACACTTCAGCATTTAAGAGAAGATAAACAAAAAAGAATCGCCAAAGAAACGCTTGAAATATATGCTCCAATAGCAAGTAGACTCGGTCTTTGGAATATAAAAAGAGAATTAGAAGACCTTGCCTTTATGTATCTATATCCTGAAGAGTACAAAAAAGTTGCCACTTATTTTGCCCATTCAAGAGAAAAGTATGAGAAATATCTCACAGAAAAAGTAATACCGGTTCTTAAAGATGCTTTAAACCAGCATGGAATAAAAGCAGAAATACAATACAGATATAAGCACCTATACAGCATATATGAAAAAACAATTAGAAAAAACCTTAAATTAAGCGATGTTTATGATGTTTTTGGGGTTAGAGTTTTGGTTGAAGATGTCAAAGACTGTTATTTAACCTTAGGAATCGTTCACTCAATATGGACGCCTGTTCCAGGTAAATTTAAAGATTATATCTCACTTCCAAAATCTAACTTTTATCAAGCACTTCATACAACTGTTGTAGGACCGGAGGGAAGATTTGTAGAGATACAGATAAAAACTTTCCAAATGCATAAAATAGCAGAAGATGGGATAGCTGCTCACTGGATTTATAAAGGCGGAAAAGATTTAACAGAAAAAGATGCACAAACGTTTGTTTGGCTTAAAAATCTGTTAGAAACATTAAAGGAAAATTCAAGCAGCGAAATAATAAATGATATTAGTAATGACCTAATACTTGATGAAATTTATGTATTTACACCAAAAGGTGATTTGATTAAACTTCCATCAGGTTCAACTCCTGTAGATTTTGCATATGCTATACATACAAAGGTTGGTCATAAAGCAGTTGGGGCCAAAGTAAATGGTAAATTAGTTCCACTTGATACAAAGCTAAAAAGTGGCGATGTTGTAGAAATTATCACAAAAGAAGGGCATAATCCTTCAAGAGATTGGCTTAATTTTGTAGTTACATCCAAAGCAAAAACAAACATAAAGCAATATATAGCAAAGATTGAGAAAGAAAAGTCAATTGAATTTGGAGAAAAGTTATTAGATAAATTTTTAAAGAAGATCAATAAAAAATTAAGCACGCTAACAGAAGAAGAAAGAAATAAAATATTAAAAAAATATAACTACAAAACCTTTGAAGACTTTTTAGCTGCTCTTGGTGATGGAAAAATCTCACCTGCAAAAGTGATTAGACTTTTAAGAGAAGATAAAGAAGACACAGAGGCAAAATCAGAAGCCAAAAAAACAGCTTCGGATATTACGATAGAAGTTGATGGAATATCAAATATTTTGTCTCATTTATCAAAATGCTGTATGCCAGTCCCGGGTGATGAAATTTATGGCATAGTCTCAAAAGGAAAGGGTATCGCTATTCATAGAAAAGGATGTCCTAATATTAAACCGGTTTTAGAATCTGAACCTGAAAGAATTATCAATGTAGCTTGGGGTAAAAATATAAATCATCTATACAACTCTCAAATAAGAATATTTACTGAAGATAAGCCCGGAATGCTTGCAAATGTTTCTAATGCAGTTGCCAATGCAAAATCAAACATATCAAATGCTCGTGTTCAAACTTTAAAATTTGGTAAGGCAATCATTGATTTAACAATTCAAGTTAGAAATAAAGAACATTTAAATGGGATTTTAAAATCTATAAAGAATACACCGGGTGTAATTTCTGTTAGTAGGGTTTTGAAAAAGGGCTGA
- the pyrF gene encoding orotidine-5'-phosphate decarboxylase, with protein MKKLALALDVNDINQALEIVDEIQDKIIIKIGYNLFIKGGINFVKQVKDKGFEIFLDLKLHDIPNTVYNGVKAVSEIGVNYLTIHSLGGQEMIQQAVKAKEGTDLKILAVTILTSHDQNYPKLLGSSLSVSDLAYRLADMAISNGSDGIVCSSHEVKFLKEHIQKPFIAAVPGIRLTKEKTDDQTRIATPEEALRDGADILVVGRPILKAQDRNKIIKEILSVIEEL; from the coding sequence TTGAAAAAGTTAGCTCTTGCTCTTGATGTAAATGATATCAACCAAGCATTAGAAATCGTTGATGAAATCCAAGATAAAATTATCATTAAGATAGGCTACAACCTTTTTATTAAAGGTGGAATTAATTTTGTAAAACAAGTTAAAGACAAAGGATTTGAGATATTTTTAGATTTAAAGCTTCATGATATACCAAACACTGTTTATAACGGTGTAAAAGCTGTATCAGAAATTGGCGTTAATTACCTAACGATACATTCTCTTGGCGGTCAAGAGATGATTCAGCAAGCTGTAAAAGCAAAAGAAGGAACAGATTTAAAAATCTTAGCTGTAACTATTCTGACAAGTCACGATCAAAACTATCCAAAATTACTTGGCTCTTCTTTATCAGTCTCAGATTTAGCTTATAGATTGGCAGATATGGCAATTAGCAATGGTTCAGATGGGATAGTTTGCTCAAGTCATGAAGTAAAGTTTTTAAAAGAACATATACAAAAACCATTCATCGCAGCTGTTCCGGGTATAAGACTTACAAAAGAAAAAACAGATGACCAAACAAGAATAGCAACGCCGGAAGAAGCTCTAAGAGATGGTGCAGATATATTAGTTGTCGGAAGACCTATTTTAAAAGCGCAAGACAGGAATAAAATTATTAAAGAAATATTGAGCGTTATAGAGGAATTGTGA
- a CDS encoding 2-oxoacid:ferredoxin oxidoreductase subunit beta → MSYQFIRLQEKLEPKDYRSNIEPTWCPGCGDFGVVSGLAKVFSEEQFDPTALTLVSGIGCSSRLPLWMNAFGLHTCHGRAIPAAVGARLAKPEVPVIVTAGDGDLFSIGMEHFPHAARKNFDITVVCMDNRMYALTKNQQSPTSRTGYKGSLTPYGNIEEPMNVISFAIACGATFVAQTYSGNPKHEAEILKAAVEHKGFSFVNILSPCPTYNKIDTFQYYKGRTIDINKELGHDPSDYAKAVELASHALDHDNDPNAKVPIGIFLKIEKPTFEDKVLALKEKYGASDNPDWDKILERYRP, encoded by the coding sequence ATGTCATACCAATTTATAAGATTACAAGAAAAATTAGAACCAAAGGACTATAGAAGTAATATAGAGCCAACATGGTGTCCTGGTTGTGGAGACTTTGGAGTTGTCAGCGGACTTGCAAAGGTTTTTAGTGAAGAACAATTTGACCCAACAGCATTAACACTCGTTTCAGGAATTGGATGTTCGTCAAGATTACCTTTATGGATGAATGCTTTTGGATTACATACTTGTCATGGTAGGGCAATACCTGCTGCAGTTGGTGCAAGACTTGCAAAACCAGAAGTTCCTGTAATCGTAACAGCAGGAGACGGAGATTTGTTCTCTATCGGTATGGAACACTTCCCACACGCTGCGAGAAAAAACTTTGATATTACTGTTGTTTGTATGGATAACAGAATGTACGCATTAACAAAAAACCAACAATCCCCAACTTCAAGAACTGGATATAAAGGTTCTTTAACACCTTATGGAAACATTGAAGAGCCAATGAATGTAATATCATTTGCAATTGCATGTGGAGCAACGTTTGTAGCTCAGACATACTCAGGAAATCCAAAGCATGAAGCAGAAATCTTAAAAGCTGCTGTAGAACATAAAGGATTTTCTTTTGTAAACATATTATCTCCTTGTCCAACATACAACAAAATAGATACATTCCAATACTACAAAGGAAGAACTATTGATATTAACAAAGAGTTGGGTCATGACCCATCAGACTATGCAAAGGCTGTTGAGCTTGCATCTCATGCATTGGACCACGATAATGACCCTAATGCAAAAGTTCCAATCGGCATCTTCTTAAAGATTGAAAAACCTACTTTTGAAGATAAAGTCCTTGCATTGAAAGAAAAGTATGGCGCTTCTGATAATCCAGACTGGGATAAAATTCTAGAAAGATACAGACCATAA
- a CDS encoding DNA methyltransferase produces the protein MLMEDRFVSLKEASTWASNYLNKDIKISNISYLIQYGRIKKYGNNGKVLVSLRELKEYYDKTYKINQQKEENINWSLSFAEYSEAERTKHVHRIHPYKGKFIPQLVEYFLDSHTDSFKKEVYFKAGDIVLDPFCGSGTTLVQANELGIHAVGIDISQFNVMLSNVKVRKHDLTSIAKTIKKLTLKLENYQNNLNIKDFEEELQSKLKNFNDKYFPSPDFKRWILEGRIKEQEYGLEKEKEFLNIYNNLVNNYKIKIKQNNNETFLDLWYLDPVRKELDFLANEIKNISDQDIKEVLYIILSRTARSCRATTHSDLATLKEPVYTTYYCKKHRKICKPVFTISKWWQYYANDTLQRLAEFDKLRTNTFQICLAGDSRKIDIFTEVEKQNPRFAEILKKQKIRGIFTSPPYLGLIDYHEQHAYAYEIFGFERKDDLEIGSLSKGIGKRQKEAYIKDIAEVLINCKKYLQEDYNIFIVANDKYNLYPKIAELAGMKIVDEFKRPVLCRVEKNRDQLYSESIFHLKEK, from the coding sequence ATGTTGATGGAAGATAGATTTGTAAGCTTAAAAGAAGCTTCAACTTGGGCTTCAAATTATTTAAACAAAGATATAAAAATTTCAAATATCTCTTATTTGATTCAATATGGAAGAATTAAAAAATATGGAAATAACGGGAAAGTTTTAGTAAGTTTGAGAGAACTTAAAGAATATTATGATAAGACTTACAAAATAAATCAGCAGAAAGAAGAAAATATAAACTGGAGTTTATCTTTTGCAGAATACTCTGAAGCAGAAAGGACAAAACACGTTCATAGAATTCATCCATACAAAGGTAAATTTATTCCACAATTAGTTGAATATTTCTTAGATTCTCATACAGACTCTTTTAAAAAAGAAGTTTACTTTAAGGCGGGAGATATAGTCTTGGATCCTTTTTGCGGAAGCGGGACAACACTTGTTCAAGCTAATGAACTTGGTATTCATGCGGTAGGAATAGATATCTCTCAATTTAATGTGATGCTGTCTAATGTAAAGGTTAGGAAACATGATTTAACTTCAATAGCTAAAACCATTAAAAAACTGACATTAAAGTTGGAAAATTATCAAAATAATCTAAATATTAAAGACTTTGAAGAAGAACTGCAAAGTAAATTAAAAAACTTTAATGATAAATACTTTCCATCTCCAGATTTCAAAAGATGGATTTTAGAAGGTAGAATAAAAGAACAAGAGTATGGCTTAGAGAAAGAAAAGGAGTTTTTAAACATCTATAATAACCTTGTAAACAATTATAAAATAAAAATCAAACAAAATAACAATGAAACGTTTTTAGATCTATGGTATTTAGACCCTGTTAGAAAAGAGCTAGACTTTTTAGCGAATGAAATAAAAAATATAAGCGATCAAGATATAAAGGAAGTTTTATATATCATATTGAGTAGGACTGCCAGGTCATGCAGGGCGACAACCCATTCAGATTTAGCAACATTGAAAGAGCCTGTTTACACAACTTATTATTGTAAGAAACATAGAAAGATATGTAAACCAGTTTTTACTATCTCTAAATGGTGGCAGTATTATGCAAACGATACATTACAACGATTGGCAGAGTTTGACAAACTTAGGACAAACACATTCCAAATATGCCTTGCAGGTGATAGTAGAAAAATAGATATTTTTACAGAAGTAGAAAAACAAAATCCACGATTTGCTGAAATTCTAAAAAAACAAAAAATTAGAGGAATATTTACAAGTCCACCATACCTTGGTTTGATAGACTACCATGAACAGCACGCATATGCTTATGAAATATTTGGATTTGAAAGGAAAGATGACTTAGAGATAGGTTCTTTATCAAAAGGAATAGGAAAAAGACAGAAAGAAGCATACATTAAAGATATAGCAGAAGTTTTAATAAACTGTAAAAAATATTTACAAGAAGACTACAATATATTTATAGTTGCAAATGATAAATATAATTTATATCCAAAAATTGCAGAACTTGCAGGTATGAAAATAGTAGATGAATTTAAAAGACCAGTGCTATGTAGAGTGGAAAAAAACAGAGATCAATTGTATTCTGAGTCGATTTTTCATCTTAAGGAGAAGTAA
- the raiA gene encoding ribosome-associated translation inhibitor RaiA — MQVEHVGKNIEVTDFIKAYAEHKLERLKHYLKDLDVTPDAVRVRIVYDFEKHRHRNRVDIDVYLNTPGGGVIHAWEESNDLYSAIDFVIDEVERQLVRLKQRRIEAARREARLEKMKEHTVQESSIERPLIVVEPLPSEKPMTVEDARLLLEETGAFFLPFINSETGEVNVIYRKKAGNYGLITPRA, encoded by the coding sequence ATGCAAGTAGAACATGTCGGAAAAAACATTGAAGTTACTGATTTTATTAAAGCTTATGCAGAACATAAGCTTGAAAGACTAAAACATTACTTAAAAGATTTAGACGTAACCCCAGACGCTGTAAGGGTAAGAATAGTTTATGATTTTGAAAAGCATAGACATAGAAACAGAGTAGATATAGATGTTTATCTTAATACTCCGGGTGGTGGTGTAATCCATGCTTGGGAAGAAAGTAACGACCTTTATTCAGCTATTGATTTTGTAATTGATGAAGTAGAAAGACAACTTGTTAGATTAAAACAAAGAAGAATTGAAGCAGCAAGAAGAGAAGCAAGATTAGAAAAAATGAAAGAACATACTGTTCAAGAATCTTCAATAGAAAGACCTTTGATTGTTGTTGAACCGCTACCTTCTGAAAAACCTATGACTGTTGAAGACGCAAGATTATTATTAGAAGAGACCGGAGCATTTTTCTTACCATTTATTAATTCTGAAACCGGAGAAGTTAACGTAATTTACAGAAAAAAAGCAGGTAATTATGGCTTAATTACTCCAAGAGCTTAA
- the rpoN gene encoding RNA polymerase factor sigma-54 has protein sequence MKQNLGLKLQHKLNLTLSLKHQLNIMVMPKQELLQEIIHELEENPFLEEEIHINNDYQEKLTDLSVSYTEDEEELNPLNRLTYKPSLIKTLEFQIDLEFDGKEKEIALDIIDNLDEKGYVSQDSLNEIASKYNVDIETVEKIRKKLMKLEPTGLGAKSLTEFLITEYREKFGRDSIAEQIIQEDLNKIKDKEYLLKKYQIDEETLEEITSNIKALRPYPLYGYEDFEAYYVEPDIFIYETNDKDHPFEIVINEQDLPKLNLTNQYKKILNRKDINEETKKFLYEKLQKAIGLIRGIEQRRENLRKLVETLVEQQKDFLLYGKEYLKPLTLKDVSQKIGLHESTISRIVSNKFAQTPIGVLPLKAFFSNKVSKESGNISSDHVKYLIQNLIENEDPKKPLSDNDIVNLLKKEGIHLARRTVTKYREELNIPDSRKRKKGG, from the coding sequence ATGAAACAAAACTTAGGACTAAAGCTTCAGCATAAGTTAAACCTTACACTTAGTTTAAAACATCAACTTAATATAATGGTGATGCCAAAGCAAGAACTTCTTCAAGAAATCATTCATGAACTTGAAGAAAATCCATTTTTAGAAGAAGAGATTCATATAAATAATGATTATCAAGAAAAACTTACAGACTTATCTGTTTCTTATACAGAAGATGAAGAAGAGCTAAACCCATTAAACAGACTAACTTACAAGCCATCACTTATAAAAACCTTAGAATTTCAGATAGATTTAGAATTTGATGGCAAAGAAAAAGAGATAGCATTAGACATTATAGATAACTTAGACGAGAAAGGATATGTATCACAAGACAGCTTAAATGAGATAGCATCAAAATACAATGTAGACATTGAGACAGTAGAAAAAATAAGAAAAAAATTAATGAAGCTTGAGCCAACAGGACTTGGTGCTAAATCATTGACAGAATTTTTAATTACAGAATATAGAGAAAAATTTGGAAGAGACAGCATAGCAGAGCAGATTATCCAAGAAGATTTAAACAAAATCAAAGATAAAGAATATTTATTAAAAAAATATCAAATTGACGAAGAAACTCTTGAAGAGATTACTTCAAACATAAAAGCATTAAGACCTTATCCACTTTATGGATATGAAGACTTTGAAGCATACTACGTAGAGCCAGATATTTTTATATATGAAACAAACGATAAAGACCATCCTTTTGAGATAGTAATCAATGAACAAGACTTACCTAAGCTTAATTTAACAAATCAGTACAAAAAAATTTTAAATAGAAAAGATATAAACGAAGAAACAAAAAAATTCCTGTATGAAAAATTGCAAAAAGCTATTGGCTTAATTAGAGGCATAGAACAAAGAAGGGAAAATCTTAGAAAATTAGTAGAAACTCTTGTAGAACAGCAAAAAGATTTTTTACTTTATGGTAAAGAATATCTAAAACCACTTACTTTAAAAGATGTGTCTCAAAAAATAGGATTACACGAATCTACAATCAGCAGAATTGTGTCGAATAAATTTGCACAAACTCCAATAGGAGTATTGCCTTTAAAAGCATTCTTCTCAAACAAGGTTAGCAAAGAAAGTGGAAATATTTCATCAGATCATGTAAAATACTTAATTCAGAATTTAATAGAAAATGAAGACCCTAAAAAACCTTTAAGTGACAATGACATAGTAAACTTACTCAAAAAAGAAGGAATTCATTTAGCAAGAAGAACAGTAACAAAGTATAGAGAAGAATTAAATATACCTGATTCCAGAAAAAGAAAAAAAGGAGGTTAA